In Alteromonas sp. RKMC-009, the genomic stretch TTACTCTCGCTATTTTTGTTTGTGGCGGCAGGATGCTCCGGTGAAAAACCAACGGTATCTGCACCGGCCCCGGAGGTTGAAACCAGCCAGCAGGCGGTGTCTATGCCTGATACCTTTGCTGCCGATGCTGCCATGGCAGTATTAAACGAAGGCGGTAACGCCGTTGATGCGGCCATCACAGCGCAATTTGTCCTGGCAGTGACGTTCCCTGAAGCGGGTAACATCGGTGGCGGTGGGTTCATGACCATCTTTTTCGACGATGAAGCCGCCTTTATGGATTACCGTGAAATGGCTCCGGCGGCAGCCCACCGTGATATGTACCTCGATGAAAACGGTGACGTGAAAACCCTGGAATCGCTGTTTGGTGCAAAAGCCTCCGGTGTACCCGGTTCAGTTGCCGGCATGTGGGCAGCACATCAGCGCTACGGTAAATTACCCTGGAACCGTCTGGTGCAGCCTGCTGTAGACCTGGCAGAAAAAGGGTTTAATGTGCCGGCAAAACTGGCTGACCATATCACCCGCTACATGGCCAGACAGGAAAAAGAAGGGATCACAAGCAACTTTGGCGACTATTTCGGTGAAGCCCGCACTGCAGATGTGCTGTTTAAGCAACCTGAGTTAGCCGCGGCACTGACCCGCATTCGTGACGAAGGCGAAAAAGGCTTTTACGAAGGCGAGACCGCCCGCATTATCGCCGGTTTCATGGCTGAAAACGGTGGCCTGGTCACAGAGGAGGATTTACAGGGTTACGAAGCCAAATGGCGGGCACCGATTGTTTATCCCTGGCAGGATTACAAACTCATCACGGCACCGCCTCCCAGCTCTGGCGGTGTGGCAGTAGCTCAGTGGATCAGTATGCTAAATGAAGTACTGAAAAATCAGACCCTGCCTGCACAAAACAGTAAAGAGTATATTCACCTGATGTCTGAAATCGGTAAACGTGTGTTTGCTGACCGCGCCGAATACATGGGCGACCCCGACTTTGTCGAAGTGCCTGTAAAAGCGTTATTAGAACCGGCCTACATTACTGCCCGGGCCGGAGAAGTGGATCCTGAAGCCATTTCAGTGACAGAAGACGTGAAACCCGGCTTATATGAAAGTCCCGACACCACCCATTTCTCGGTCATGGACAAATGGGGCAATGCGGTAGCGAATACCACTACCATTAACCTGTCCTTTGGCAGTGGCGTGGTGGTAGAAGGTGCCGGCTTCCTGCTGAACGACGAAATGGACGATTTCAGTGCTAAGGCCGGCGTGCCTAATTTCTTTGGTGCCATCGGCGGTACCGCTAACGAAATCCAGCCGGGTAAGCGCATGTTGTCTTCCATGACGCCAACCATTGTGCTGAAAGGCGACAAAGTGAAACTGGTCACCGGCTCACCGGGCGGTACCACGATTATTTCCTCAGTGGCACAGTCCATACTGAACGCGCTGTTTTTTGATATGACAGCAGACGCGTCGGCAAACAGCCCCCGCTTCCATCATCAGCTCTGGCCCAAAGACACCATTGCGTATCATGCAGGCATGCCGGCAGAGATTGTAAAGGCGCTTGAAGCAATGGGTTACACCATGAAGGAAAGTAACTTTGGCGATGTCCACCTGATTAAGCGCACTGAAACAGGCTTGGATGCAGCCTCTGAAGCCAGAGGACGCGGTAAGGCTATTGTTGAAGAAGTGGAATTGTAGTCAGCTTACACGGGCTCAGCGTCCCGGTTAATGAAGCGCAGCACAAGGCTGCGCTTTTTTATGTCTGTTACACAGCGAACAACTGAGAAAGCGATTTAAACGCCTTGAACTCCAGCGCATTGCCTGCAGGATCATGAAAAAACATGGTGGCCTGTTCGCCGGGCTCCCCTTTAAAACGCACGTAGGGCTCTATGACAAACGACATATCTGCCGCTTTTAACCGTTCAGCCAGTTTGTGCCAGTCTGCCATATCCAGCACCACACCGAAATGCGGCACCGGCACCGCGTGGCTGTCTACTTCATTGTGGTGTGGCGCAGAGGGCATGGCATCAACACAATGGGTTACCAGTTGATGACCATAGAAGTTCCAGTCAATCCAGCGGGTGTCACTGCGCCCGTGTTCGCAGCCCAGTAAGTCTCCGTAAAACGCGGCAGCAGCGGCTAAATCGTCAACGGGAATTGCAAGATGAAACGGTTGAGGCATGTGCTCTCCTTTATAATAATTTTTTCAACAGCCATAATTTAAATCGGGAATACGGGGCGTAGCGTACAGCCACATCAAACTTCGAGGCTCTTACCATCACTGATTTAAGATGACTGAACGTATCAAAGCCATATTGTCCGTGATAGCGCCCCATACCACTGCCACCGACCCCGCCAAAAGGCAGGTTTGCATTGGTCATAAACATCATCGTGTCGTTCACACACACGCTGCCAGCACTGGTTTGCGTAAGTACTTTGTCACGAAAGCCGTGATCTTCACTGAAAAGATACAGCGCCAGAGGTTTTGCCCGCCCGCGGATAAAGCCAATGCTGTCTTCTATGTTCTCCAGTTCGATGACCGGCAACACGGGGCCGAAGATTTCTTCCTGCATCAGCGTACTGTCTGCCGGAGGATTTAACACCACAGCCGGGGCCAGCTTGCGTTTCCCGTCGTCCCGTTCGCCACCAATACGGCATTGCAGATCCGCAATGAGCTGACACAGTCTTTCGTAATGTCGGGTATTGACGATATGTCCGTAATCTTTGCTTTGCAAAGGTTCAGGCCCGTACTGCTTAGTGATTTCCCGTTCAAGGGCAGCAAGAAACGCTTCAGCAAACCCTTTCTCAATCAGGATATAGTCCGGAGCGATACAGGTCTGGCCGCAGTTCATCCATTTACCCCACACTATCCGTCTGGCGGTGACGTCCAGTCTGCAACTGGCGTCAACGATACAGGGGCTCTTCCCGCCAAGCTCCAGCGTAACCGGCGTAAGGTATTTCGCTGCCGCAGACATAACAATTTTGCCTACCGCTTCGCCACCGGTGTAAAAGATGTGGTCGAAAGGCAGAGCTAATAAAGCCTGTGTCTCATCTTTAGCGCCTTCAACAACCGCCACGGCATCTTCTTCCAGATACTGAGGCAACAAGCTGGCCATTAATGCTGATGATGCCGGGGCAAGTTCTGACGGTTTAACAATGGCACAGTTGCCCGCTGCCAGTGCCGCAATCAGCGGCGCTAAAAGCAATTGCACGGGATAATTCCACGCCCCGATGATCAGCACTACACCTAACGGCTCAGGTTGCAGATAGCTGCGGGCCGGCTGGGCCGCCAGGGGCGTAGATACGTGACGTAAATCTGCCCAGCTGTCGATATGTTTAAGTGTGTGCTTGAGGTCAGAGAGTAAAAAGCCGGTTTCCGATGTACGGGCTTCTGTTTCACATTTGCCTAAATCCTGATTCAGGGCGCGGTGAATGTCCTGCTCATGGGTAACAAGCATGGTCTTGAGGGCCAGCAACTGCTGTTTGCGCCAGCTGATATCACGGGTTTTATTGGCGAAAAAGGTGCTTCGCAGCGCTGCGAACGTTGCAGCATAATGCCCGGTGTCCTGAGAGGGCGCGTTACCGGTATCAGTTACAACTTGCATAGATTCACTCCGCTGTTCAGCATTCAGAGGTTTACTTTACCGACAAAAAAGCCTGCTCGGAAGCAGGCTTTTCAGGTATTTATCTTTTCGCTTACGCGTCGTAAGGATGACGTAATACGATAGTTTCGTTACGGTCAGGCCCCGTTGATACGATATCAACAGGCACGCCGGTAATGGCTTCAAGGCGGGCAATATAGTTGCGCGCTTCCTGAGGTAACTTATCGAAATCAGTGACGCCGAAAGTTGTCTCTTTCCAGCCAGGCATTTCTTCGTAAACCGGAGTAACCAGGTCGTAGCCGTCAGCAGCCATAGGCGGAACGTCTTTCACGTTACCGTCTGCATCTTTATAACCTACGCAGATTTGCAGAGTTTCCAAACCATCCAGTACGTCCAGCTTGGTTAGGCAGAAACCGGTGATAGAGTTGATTTGCACAGCGCGCTTCATCGCTACGGCATCGAACCAGCCTGTACGACGCTTACGGCCTGTGGTCGCACCGAACTCGTGACCTTTTACGCCCAGGTGCTCACCCACATCGCAAGCCAGTTCTGTAGGGAAAGGACCGGAACCAACACGGGTTGTGTACGCTTTAACAATACCTAACACATAATCCAGGTTCAGCGGGCCAAAACCGGCACCGGTAGCAACGCCGCCTACTGTGGTATTAGAAGACGTAACGTAAGGATACGTACCGTGGTCAATATCCAGCAGTGTACCTTGCGCACCTTCAAACATAATGGGCAAACCCGCTTTGTGGGCTTTGTCCAGTTCATCGGTTACGTCAACAACCATGGCTTTCAGGATATCTGCCACAGCCAGCGCCTGCTTGAGGGTTTCATCGAAATCCACCGCCGGCTCTTTGTAGTATTGCGTCAACGTGAAGTTATGTACGTCCAGAACTTCTTTCAGTTTTGCCGCGAAATCTTCAGGATTGAAAAGATCGCCAACGCGCAGACCACGACGTGACACTTTATCTTCGTAAGCCGGACCGATACCACGACCGGTTGTACCGATTGCTTTGCTGCCACGGGCCTTTTCGCGGGCCACGTCCAGTGCAATGTGATAAGGCAGGATAAGCGGGCAGGCTTCACTAATTTTTAAACGTTCCCGCACAGGCACACCACGTTCTTCCAACATGGTGATTTCTTTCATTAGTGCTTCCGGGCTTAATACCACGCCGTTACCAATGATGCAGGTAACGTTGTCACGCAGAATACCGGACGGGATTAAGTGGAGGACGGTTTTCTCACCGTCGATTACCAGTGTGTGACCGGCATTGTGACCGCCCTGATAGCGAACCACGTATTTTGCGCGATCTGTTAACAGGTCTACGACCTTACCTTTACCCTCGTCACCCCATTGAGTGCCGAGTACCACAACGTTCTTTGCCATGAATCTAGTGTGTAAAAAAATTAGGCGGGGATTCTACCAAAGATTGCGACCTTTGATCATCTGTTTTATGCGCAAAAATAAGACAGACATAGTCTGAGCCATATTATTTTTTTATAAATTAACGATTGTTCAACGGGATAGATACACCAGGCTGACAACGCCAATCACCACCAGCACTCCTCCGACTTGTCTTAGACTATTGCTCGATTGCTGGCTCACAGAAAGCAGGTATAATCGCCAACGGTCAGGCATGATTAACGGTCCAAGCCCTTCAACAATGCAAACAATAGCCAGTGCCGGCCATAACCAGTCCATGCATTTCTCCTCATTAAGTTTGTTTTGGTTGCTGATGCACAACCCTGATGACGCCTGATCTTTTGACCGGAGACAACGTTAACACATTTGACCAGTTATATTTTGTCACAAAACCTCAAAATATCTGCTATATCAATACTGTAGTTATGCATTAAAGGATAACCAATGAGATTTCCTCTTCAGGGACACTATGCACTCGACGTTTCAGGCAACCTGCTTGAAGTGTTTGCAACGGGTGCCTGGAATAAAGCCACAGCAGAGGCCATGACAGAGGATATTCACCGGATGGCGCAAGGGTTTAACAATGAACCCTGGGGAGCCATAATGGACGGTCGCCGCTGGGTATTGTCTACGCCTGAATGTCAGAATGTGCTGGCAAGGGGAATAAAGAAGAACATCACCATGGGTCTGACGCGATCTGCCTATGTGCTTGATGCGGGCATGGTGAAGCGGGCTCAAATTGAACGAACCCACCCACACCTGCGGGAAGACATTCGCGGAACAAATTACGAACGTGCTTACTTTTCCAGCTACTTCGAAGCGCTGTGCTGGCTTGCTGAAGGCGGTTTTACACCCTACCCGCAGCAAACCCCGCCGTCAGAAAACGATTAATAGAGCAGGCTGTAAACCTTACGGCGGTACTCAGACTTCAGACTGTCACCATCCGGCAATGCATTAATCATATCCAGCATCAGCTTTTTCGCTTCACCGAAATTCAAATCTGTCTTTAGCACAGTAAATAACAATGCCAATGCTTCGGCAGATTTATGGGCCTGCTGTAACTGCACCGCTAGTTCCACTTTCAATTGCAGATTGTCGGGTTCAGCTTCTACCTGTGCGGTTAACTGCTGAATTTCCGGAGACTCAGCGGCCTGTTCTGCCAGTTCAACTTTACCGGTCAGCGTTTGATAGCGACTATCCTGATCGACCAGAGTAATCGTTGCCAGCAGCGCCTTTGCAGCATCCACAGAACCGGTTTCCACCAGGCAGTCGATGTACATATAACGGGCGTTAATATTACCTTCGTTCATTTCAAAGGCTTGTTTGGCAAACGGGAATGCCGTTGCATAATCACCTTCGTAAATGGCTTCACCGGCTTTCGCCAGTAATTCATCTTCCGGGTTCGGCAGGTACTTACTCAGGAACTCGCGGATCTGGTCTTCGCCCTGAACGCCGGCAAAGCCGTCCACCGGCTGGCCGTCTTTCACAACCATAACAGTGGGCAGACTGCGAATACCGAACTGCGCCGCGACTTCCTGCTGCTGGTCACAATCGACGCGGGCAAGAATTAAATTATCACCGTATTCAGACGCGATCTTTGCCAGTATGGGAGAAACACTTTTCGACTCCTCGCTCCATTCTGCCCAAAAATCCACAAGTACCACTTTTTCCCGTGAATCCATCAGAATGACCTGCTGAAAATTCTCCGGAGTGATATCAACGGTATTGTTCGCAACTAAATTATCCATGCGTATTTGCCTGTTCTGAATATTTGCTCAATGATATGGGTGCGTTAGCTGCAAAAGCAAGACTGACAACCATACAGTTCAGCGTTACACTGACTGCCACGACTTTTTAAGGAACGATTTATTCTTACTATGCTCCCCCAATTGAAAATTCTGATCATTGAAGACTCAGCAGAGCTGCTGGAGCAGCTTTCCACCAGCATCCGTTCCACCACCGAGCTGTTCGACAGGCCAGACATTGAGATCACTGTCGTTGAAGCCAGCTCTGTCGCTACAGCCCTGGATTCTGTTCACAACGACGGAGAAATTCAGGCCGTGGTATTCAGTTGGGACACTGAAGTCAGGCAGTTTGAAATCGGTGGCGAAGGCAAAGGGAAAGTAGACAACAATGCGGTGGTCATCAAGGCCATCAAAGCCATCCGCCCGGAATTACCGGTTTATGTACTGGGAGATGCCATTAAGGGACTGGATATTGTTAACCAGGCCAGCGGCATGGAGTCGTTTTTCTACCGCAACGATATTATCTCCGATCCGGAATCGATCCTCGGCTACATCATTAACGACTTTGACGATCGCAATGAAACGCCATTCTGGACTGCCTATAAAGAGTATGTACTGGAAGCCAACGATTCGTGGCATACGCCGGGTCACAGTGGCGGCGCCAGCTTCCGTAACTCGCCTTATATCAGTGATTTTTACCGTTTCTTCGGCCGCAATGTGTTTGTCAGCGACCTGTCGGTAAGCGTGGACTCGCTGGGTTCTTTATCTGACGGTACGCATGCCATTGGCCGTGCCCAGTCTGCACTGGCAAATACCTTTGAAGTCCGCCAGTCGTATTTCGTGACTAACGGCTCATCGACGTCCAACAAAATTATTCTGCAAACCCTGCTGCGTGAAGGCGATAAAGTGATCGCCGACCGTAACTGCCACAAATCCGTGCACTACGGTATTGTGCAGGCACGCGCAATGCCGGTGTATCTGGACAGTGTTTTTAACCCTGATTACGGCATTTTCTCACCGCCGAAACTGTCACAACTGAAAGAAGTGATTGAAGCCAATCAGGATGCAAAACTCATTGTGCTGACGGGTTGTACCTACGACGGACTGCTGACCGACCTGAAGCAGGTTGTGGACCTGGGCCACCAGTACGGTATCAAAGTATTCATCGACGAAGCCTGGTTTGCGTATTCCTTATTCCACCCGCATTTCAGACCCTATTCAGCCATTCACGCCGGCGCAGACTACGTGACGCACTCGGCGCATAAAGTGGTATCAGCATTTTCTCAGGCGTCGTTCATTCACGTGAATGACCCGGATTTCGATATCGACTTCTTCAAAGAGATTTACAGCATACATACCAGCACCTCACCCAAGTATCAGTTGATTGCATCGCTGGACGTGTGCCGTCAGCAACTGGAGATGGAAGGCTACAAAATACTGAATGAGTTGCTCAGCAACGTGGCGGAACTTAAGGAGCAGGTATCGCGTTTCAGCCGCATCCGTATTCTGGAATCAAAAGATTTTGCACAGGCCTTTGACCATTTTGAAGAAGACAATATGGGTCATGATCCCCTGAAAATTCTTATCGACGTTTCAGCCTTGTCTTATTCGAACCATGAAATTCACCGCTTCCTGATGGATGAAGTGGGTCTGGAAATCGAGAAGTTCACTCACAGCACGATTCTGGTTCTGCTTACCCTTGGCGGCATGCGCTCGAAGATTGTGCGCCTGTACAATGCGCTGAAGAAACTGGATGAAGGCAGTGTCAGCCTGAACCGCAGTAAGAGCCGTGCGGTAATGCCGGCGAAGATCCCGCCGATTAATCTTGTGACCTTGCCTTCAACGGCGTTTTTCAGCAAACGTGAGTCGGTTCCCTGGCAGGAAAGTGCCGGTCGAATTGCAGCGGGACTGGTAACGCCCTATCCGCCGGGCATTCCTTTGATCGTGCCGGGACAGTTAATCGAGCAGGAACATATTGATTATCTGCGTTCACTGGCCAATCAGAAGCTCACCATCCAGGGCTTATACGACGGAGAATTATACGTGCAGGGCGAATAGCGCTGCAGACAAAAAAGCTCACCGTCCGGTGAGCTTTTCGCTTTATAAGGTAGTGCCGGTAACAGCAGTCAACCGGTTTACTCCGGTGATACCTTGAGCAACTTGCCTTCCGGCGTATCGGTCAGCAGATATAAATAGCCATCAGGCCCTTCAATCACATCACGGATACGTTCGTTTCTGTCACGGAGATATTCTGTCTGCTCACCGGGTTTTCCGCCCTCCATGTCAATGTGGCGAAGGTGCGTAAACTTGAGTGAACCCACCAGCAAATCACCTTTCCACTCGGGGAATTTGTCACCGTTGTAGAACACCATGCCGGACGGTGCGATAGACGGATCCCAGTAAACAACGGGCTGCTCCATGCCTTCCATTTCTGTTTTGTCAGAAATAATGTCACCACTGTAATCAATACCGTAAGTGATCAGCGGCCAGCCATAATTGTTACCTTTGCCCAGCAAATTCACTTCATCACCGCCTTTCGGACCGTGCTCCATTGCCCAGACTTCACCGGTTTGCGGATGAACTGTCAGGCCCTGCACATTGCGGTGACCGTAACTGTACACCTGCGGCGCGTCACCTTTGGTGAACGGATTATCTTCCGGTACAGAACCGTCAGGCCAGATCCGCACCACCGTACCCAGATGATTATCAGTGTTCTGCGCCTCTTTCATGTACTTGTAACGATCGCCCAGAGTGATGAACAGATGTCCCTCATTATCAAACGCTACGCGGCACCCAAAGTGAAAACCGTTATCCACCAGCGGTGAAGCTGAAAAGATGGTTTCGACATCAGTCAGGCTGTCTCCGGCGATTTTAGCTTTGCTGACACTGCTGCTACTGCCACCTTCACCCGGTTTGCTGTAACAAAAGTAAATGGTCTGGTTGTTTGCAAAATCAGGATCAGCGGTGATACCCAGTAATCCGCCCTGATTCACTGCAGCCACTTCAGGTACATTCTTCAGCGGTGCACTCAGGCCGGCAGTCTTGTCAAAAATTCGGATGTTTCCTGCCCGTTCGGTGATCACCATTTTACCGTCAGGCAAAAAAGCCATTCCCCAGGGGTGAGAAAGACCGGTGGTCAGTTCTTCTACGTTCAGTTCTGTCGCCTGAGCAGAAAAAGCTGTGCCCAGCACAGCGGCCAGGCACAGCGATTTAGTCCATGATGTCATCATGTTATTTTTATACCTTATTGAGGCAGCATCGCCCGTAACATCCATGCGGTTTTCTCATGTACACGCATGCGGTCTGAAACGAGGGCAGCTGAAGATTCGTCATCGGCATCCTGTGCCAGCTTCAGCACACTGCGGGATGTTTTCACAACGGCCTCATGACCGTGTGTTAACAAGCGTACCATCTCAGACGCTTCCGGCACACCCTCAACTTCTTCAATTGAAGACAACTCAACGAATGATTTATAGGTACCCGGCGCAGCAACACCTAACGTTCTGATGCGCTCGGCAATATCATCCACAGCAGTTGCCAGTTCGGTGTAATGCTCCTCGAACATCAGATGCAGTTCGCGGAATTGTGGTCCGGTGACGTTCCAGTGGAAATTATGCGTTTGCAGGTACAAGGTATAAGAGTCTGCCAGCAATCTTTTCAGTCCTTCGGCAATCTCAAAACGATCGTTTTCTGAAATACCAATATCAATCTTGCTCATCGTACACTCCTTAGTGGAATAAATTGTTTTGAATCGTTATGATTCAATAATAGCAATCGATAAAAATAAATAAAATCTATTTTATAGATTAGTCAGTTCAATTGTTTCTATGCGTTTTTCACGGTCAGTGATCATTACCATGATGATGGTGATGCATTGTTTCCGAAGCATTGACTACCGGCACTGTCACCTTCTGTTCAGACCCGTCGCTGAAATATAAGGTCATGGGAAAAGCTGAACCGGCTTCCAGTCCTGAGACTAACCCGGTCAGCATAAAATGCGTACCGCCGGATTGCATAGCCACAGACTCTCCGGGAGCGACGGTTACCCCGTCTTTCAACTGACGCATTTTCATCATCCCGTCCTGCATGACAGTAGAATGCATTTGCACCTGCGCGGCCAGATCTTCACTGACACTGGCGCGGACAAGGGTAAGCGGCTGATCTGAGTGATTCGTGATTGTGGTGTAGACAGCGGCTGTTTCAGCCATCGGAAAGGTTGCTCTTGCCTGCGTGTTTGTCAGTTCAAACTGTGATGCCGCAGACGCTGCAGAAGTTAACAACAATGCCAGTAAAGAGACTGACAGTCTGAAAAGCACAGACACGTTTTCGCTCCGGTGAAAGACGTTGGTTTAACACCATCTTAGGAGAGATAACCTGATTTAGGAAGTGTGCAGTTTGATTTACTGCAAGAAAACGAAGAATTTTCAGCGGATGCAGAGAGAATGGTGCCGACTGCCGGAATCGAACTGGCGACCTACTGATTACAAGTCAGTTGCTC encodes the following:
- the ggt gene encoding gamma-glutamyltransferase yields the protein MRILLLSLFLFVAAGCSGEKPTVSAPAPEVETSQQAVSMPDTFAADAAMAVLNEGGNAVDAAITAQFVLAVTFPEAGNIGGGGFMTIFFDDEAAFMDYREMAPAAAHRDMYLDENGDVKTLESLFGAKASGVPGSVAGMWAAHQRYGKLPWNRLVQPAVDLAEKGFNVPAKLADHITRYMARQEKEGITSNFGDYFGEARTADVLFKQPELAAALTRIRDEGEKGFYEGETARIIAGFMAENGGLVTEEDLQGYEAKWRAPIVYPWQDYKLITAPPPSSGGVAVAQWISMLNEVLKNQTLPAQNSKEYIHLMSEIGKRVFADRAEYMGDPDFVEVPVKALLEPAYITARAGEVDPEAISVTEDVKPGLYESPDTTHFSVMDKWGNAVANTTTINLSFGSGVVVEGAGFLLNDEMDDFSAKAGVPNFFGAIGGTANEIQPGKRMLSSMTPTIVLKGDKVKLVTGSPGGTTIISSVAQSILNALFFDMTADASANSPRFHHQLWPKDTIAYHAGMPAEIVKALEAMGYTMKESNFGDVHLIKRTETGLDAASEARGRGKAIVEEVEL
- a CDS encoding VOC family protein, whose product is MPQPFHLAIPVDDLAAAAAFYGDLLGCEHGRSDTRWIDWNFYGHQLVTHCVDAMPSAPHHNEVDSHAVPVPHFGVVLDMADWHKLAERLKAADMSFVIEPYVRFKGEPGEQATMFFHDPAGNALEFKAFKSLSQLFAV
- a CDS encoding aldehyde dehydrogenase family protein — its product is MQVVTDTGNAPSQDTGHYAATFAALRSTFFANKTRDISWRKQQLLALKTMLVTHEQDIHRALNQDLGKCETEARTSETGFLLSDLKHTLKHIDSWADLRHVSTPLAAQPARSYLQPEPLGVVLIIGAWNYPVQLLLAPLIAALAAGNCAIVKPSELAPASSALMASLLPQYLEEDAVAVVEGAKDETQALLALPFDHIFYTGGEAVGKIVMSAAAKYLTPVTLELGGKSPCIVDASCRLDVTARRIVWGKWMNCGQTCIAPDYILIEKGFAEAFLAALEREITKQYGPEPLQSKDYGHIVNTRHYERLCQLIADLQCRIGGERDDGKRKLAPAVVLNPPADSTLMQEEIFGPVLPVIELENIEDSIGFIRGRAKPLALYLFSEDHGFRDKVLTQTSAGSVCVNDTMMFMTNANLPFGGVGGSGMGRYHGQYGFDTFSHLKSVMVRASKFDVAVRYAPYSRFKLWLLKKLL
- a CDS encoding adenylosuccinate synthase, translated to MAKNVVVLGTQWGDEGKGKVVDLLTDRAKYVVRYQGGHNAGHTLVIDGEKTVLHLIPSGILRDNVTCIIGNGVVLSPEALMKEITMLEERGVPVRERLKISEACPLILPYHIALDVAREKARGSKAIGTTGRGIGPAYEDKVSRRGLRVGDLFNPEDFAAKLKEVLDVHNFTLTQYYKEPAVDFDETLKQALAVADILKAMVVDVTDELDKAHKAGLPIMFEGAQGTLLDIDHGTYPYVTSSNTTVGGVATGAGFGPLNLDYVLGIVKAYTTRVGSGPFPTELACDVGEHLGVKGHEFGATTGRKRRTGWFDAVAMKRAVQINSITGFCLTKLDVLDGLETLQICVGYKDADGNVKDVPPMAADGYDLVTPVYEEMPGWKETTFGVTDFDKLPQEARNYIARLEAITGVPVDIVSTGPDRNETIVLRHPYDA
- a CDS encoding DUF2065 domain-containing protein, producing the protein MDWLWPALAIVCIVEGLGPLIMPDRWRLYLLSVSQQSSNSLRQVGGVLVVIGVVSLVYLSR
- a CDS encoding thioredoxin family protein; the protein is MDNLVANNTVDITPENFQQVILMDSREKVVLVDFWAEWSEESKSVSPILAKIASEYGDNLILARVDCDQQQEVAAQFGIRSLPTVMVVKDGQPVDGFAGVQGEDQIREFLSKYLPNPEDELLAKAGEAIYEGDYATAFPFAKQAFEMNEGNINARYMYIDCLVETGSVDAAKALLATITLVDQDSRYQTLTGKVELAEQAAESPEIQQLTAQVEAEPDNLQLKVELAVQLQQAHKSAEALALLFTVLKTDLNFGEAKKLMLDMINALPDGDSLKSEYRRKVYSLLY
- a CDS encoding aminotransferase class V-fold PLP-dependent enzyme; this translates as MLPQLKILIIEDSAELLEQLSTSIRSTTELFDRPDIEITVVEASSVATALDSVHNDGEIQAVVFSWDTEVRQFEIGGEGKGKVDNNAVVIKAIKAIRPELPVYVLGDAIKGLDIVNQASGMESFFYRNDIISDPESILGYIINDFDDRNETPFWTAYKEYVLEANDSWHTPGHSGGASFRNSPYISDFYRFFGRNVFVSDLSVSVDSLGSLSDGTHAIGRAQSALANTFEVRQSYFVTNGSSTSNKIILQTLLREGDKVIADRNCHKSVHYGIVQARAMPVYLDSVFNPDYGIFSPPKLSQLKEVIEANQDAKLIVLTGCTYDGLLTDLKQVVDLGHQYGIKVFIDEAWFAYSLFHPHFRPYSAIHAGADYVTHSAHKVVSAFSQASFIHVNDPDFDIDFFKEIYSIHTSTSPKYQLIASLDVCRQQLEMEGYKILNELLSNVAELKEQVSRFSRIRILESKDFAQAFDHFEEDNMGHDPLKILIDVSALSYSNHEIHRFLMDEVGLEIEKFTHSTILVLLTLGGMRSKIVRLYNALKKLDEGSVSLNRSKSRAVMPAKIPPINLVTLPSTAFFSKRESVPWQESAGRIAAGLVTPYPPGIPLIVPGQLIEQEHIDYLRSLANQKLTIQGLYDGELYVQGE
- a CDS encoding PQQ-dependent sugar dehydrogenase → MMTSWTKSLCLAAVLGTAFSAQATELNVEELTTGLSHPWGMAFLPDGKMVITERAGNIRIFDKTAGLSAPLKNVPEVAAVNQGGLLGITADPDFANNQTIYFCYSKPGEGGSSSSVSKAKIAGDSLTDVETIFSASPLVDNGFHFGCRVAFDNEGHLFITLGDRYKYMKEAQNTDNHLGTVVRIWPDGSVPEDNPFTKGDAPQVYSYGHRNVQGLTVHPQTGEVWAMEHGPKGGDEVNLLGKGNNYGWPLITYGIDYSGDIISDKTEMEGMEQPVVYWDPSIAPSGMVFYNGDKFPEWKGDLLVGSLKFTHLRHIDMEGGKPGEQTEYLRDRNERIRDVIEGPDGYLYLLTDTPEGKLLKVSPE
- a CDS encoding Dps family protein, producing MSKIDIGISENDRFEIAEGLKRLLADSYTLYLQTHNFHWNVTGPQFRELHLMFEEHYTELATAVDDIAERIRTLGVAAPGTYKSFVELSSIEEVEGVPEASEMVRLLTHGHEAVVKTSRSVLKLAQDADDESSAALVSDRMRVHEKTAWMLRAMLPQ
- a CDS encoding copper chaperone PCu(A)C, with the translated sequence MSVLFRLSVSLLALLLTSAASAASQFELTNTQARATFPMAETAAVYTTITNHSDQPLTLVRASVSEDLAAQVQMHSTVMQDGMMKMRQLKDGVTVAPGESVAMQSGGTHFMLTGLVSGLEAGSAFPMTLYFSDGSEQKVTVPVVNASETMHHHHHGNDH